Proteins encoded together in one Prinia subflava isolate CZ2003 ecotype Zambia chromosome 23, Cam_Psub_1.2, whole genome shotgun sequence window:
- the MDFI gene encoding myoD family inhibitor isoform X2, with the protein MSRPGSPRPGPPEQPRAQPVPPPEPAEPSLPAPRPIPALPPAEPARPAVPAKEKPLEDAKSLRKGGRAEQRGAPEAVTCECFPRCPCPGLCHLSSGGTRQKPGRGQPPVRGSQPPGPCTLPLPNGEAGNGQCRAPPAPQRPHRKLQQHHSINSQGSKKSKGSSKSPSSHIPIEAQEDCCVHCILSCLFCEFLTLCNIVLDCATCGSCTSEDSCICCCCCNSGECADCDLPCDMDCGIIDACCESADCLEICMECCGLCFSS; encoded by the exons AGCCGGCTGAGCCCTCGCTCCCTGCCCCGAGGCCGATCCCAGCGCTGCCCCCGGCCgagcccgcccgccccgcggtgCCAGCGAAGGAGAAACCCCTGGAAGATGCCAAATCCCTGAGGAAAGGCGGCCGGGCCGAGCAGCGCGGCGCTCCCGAGGCTGTGACATGTGAGTGTTTCCCGCGGTGCCCGTGCCCCGGGCTGTGCCACCTCAGCAGCGGCGGGACTCGTCAGAAGCCGGGCAGAG GCCAGCCCCCGGTTCGGGGCTCGCAGCCCCCCGGGCCCTgcaccctccccctgcccaaCGGCGAGGCGGGGAACGGGCAGTGCCgggcgccgcccgcgccgcaGAGGCCGCACcgaaagctgcagcagcaccactcCATCAACAGCCAGGGCAGCAAGAAGAGCAAGGGCAGCTCCAAGTCGCCCTCTTCCCACATCCCCATCGAGGCGCAGGAAG ACTGCTGCGTCCACTGCATCCTCTCCTGCCTCTTCTGCGAGTTCCTGACCCTCTGCAACATCGTGCTGGACTGTGCCACCTGCGGCTCCTGCACCTCCGAGGACTcctgcatctgctgctgctgctgcaactcGGGCGAGTGCGCGGACTGCGACCTGCCCTGCGACATGGACTGCGGCATCATCGACGCGTGCTGCGAGTCCGCCGACTGCCTGGAGATCTGCATGGAGTGCTGCGggctctgcttctcctcctgA
- the MDFI gene encoding myoD family inhibitor isoform X3 — protein MWLGNQSPKTPSRVWGLSPPGGLSSNPVSLSEPAEPSLPAPRPIPALPPAEPARPAVPAKEKPLEDAKSLRKGGRAEQRGAPEAVTCQPPVRGSQPPGPCTLPLPNGEAGNGQCRAPPAPQRPHRKLQQHHSINSQGSKKSKGSSKSPSSHIPIEAQEDCCVHCILSCLFCEFLTLCNIVLDCATCGSCTSEDSCICCCCCNSGECADCDLPCDMDCGIIDACCESADCLEICMECCGLCFSS, from the exons ATGTGGCTCGGGAATCAGAGCCCCAAAACCCCGAGCAGGGTCTGGGGGCTCAGCCCACCCGGGGGGCTCAGCTCTAACCCCGTTTCTCTCTCAGAGCCGGCTGAGCCCTCGCTCCCTGCCCCGAGGCCGATCCCAGCGCTGCCCCCGGCCgagcccgcccgccccgcggtgCCAGCGAAGGAGAAACCCCTGGAAGATGCCAAATCCCTGAGGAAAGGCGGCCGGGCCGAGCAGCGCGGCGCTCCCGAGGCTGTGACAT GCCAGCCCCCGGTTCGGGGCTCGCAGCCCCCCGGGCCCTgcaccctccccctgcccaaCGGCGAGGCGGGGAACGGGCAGTGCCgggcgccgcccgcgccgcaGAGGCCGCACcgaaagctgcagcagcaccactcCATCAACAGCCAGGGCAGCAAGAAGAGCAAGGGCAGCTCCAAGTCGCCCTCTTCCCACATCCCCATCGAGGCGCAGGAAG ACTGCTGCGTCCACTGCATCCTCTCCTGCCTCTTCTGCGAGTTCCTGACCCTCTGCAACATCGTGCTGGACTGTGCCACCTGCGGCTCCTGCACCTCCGAGGACTcctgcatctgctgctgctgctgcaactcGGGCGAGTGCGCGGACTGCGACCTGCCCTGCGACATGGACTGCGGCATCATCGACGCGTGCTGCGAGTCCGCCGACTGCCTGGAGATCTGCATGGAGTGCTGCGggctctgcttctcctcctgA
- the MDFI gene encoding myoD family inhibitor isoform X4: MALRREPAEPSLPAPRPIPALPPAEPARPAVPAKEKPLEDAKSLRKGGRAEQRGAPEAVTCECFPRCPCPGLCHLSSGGTRQKPGRGQPPVRGSQPPGPCTLPLPNGEAGNGQCRAPPAPQRPHRKLQQHHSINSQGSKKSKGSSKSPSSHIPIEAQEDCCVHCILSCLFCEFLTLCNIVLDCATCGSCTSEDSCICCCCCNSGECADCDLPCDMDCGIIDACCESADCLEICMECCGLCFSS, encoded by the exons ATGGCGCTGCGGCGGG AGCCGGCTGAGCCCTCGCTCCCTGCCCCGAGGCCGATCCCAGCGCTGCCCCCGGCCgagcccgcccgccccgcggtgCCAGCGAAGGAGAAACCCCTGGAAGATGCCAAATCCCTGAGGAAAGGCGGCCGGGCCGAGCAGCGCGGCGCTCCCGAGGCTGTGACATGTGAGTGTTTCCCGCGGTGCCCGTGCCCCGGGCTGTGCCACCTCAGCAGCGGCGGGACTCGTCAGAAGCCGGGCAGAG GCCAGCCCCCGGTTCGGGGCTCGCAGCCCCCCGGGCCCTgcaccctccccctgcccaaCGGCGAGGCGGGGAACGGGCAGTGCCgggcgccgcccgcgccgcaGAGGCCGCACcgaaagctgcagcagcaccactcCATCAACAGCCAGGGCAGCAAGAAGAGCAAGGGCAGCTCCAAGTCGCCCTCTTCCCACATCCCCATCGAGGCGCAGGAAG ACTGCTGCGTCCACTGCATCCTCTCCTGCCTCTTCTGCGAGTTCCTGACCCTCTGCAACATCGTGCTGGACTGTGCCACCTGCGGCTCCTGCACCTCCGAGGACTcctgcatctgctgctgctgctgcaactcGGGCGAGTGCGCGGACTGCGACCTGCCCTGCGACATGGACTGCGGCATCATCGACGCGTGCTGCGAGTCCGCCGACTGCCTGGAGATCTGCATGGAGTGCTGCGggctctgcttctcctcctgA
- the TFEB gene encoding transcription factor EB yields the protein MASRIGLRMELMKQQAQQEAERERVQQQMMMSYMQQQRMPVASSPAINTPVHFQSPPPVPGEVLKVQSYLENPTSYHLQKSRDKKVQAYLSETYGNKFAAHVSPASHSPKPPPAASPGVRPGHVLSSSAGNSAPNSPMAMLNIGSNPEREFDEVIDDIMRLDDVLGYMNPEVHMPNTLPMSSSHMNVYSGDPQVTASLVGVTSSSCPADLTQKRELTDAESRALAKERQKKDNHNLIERRRRFNINDRIKELGMLIPKANDLDVRWNKGTILKASVDYIKRMQKDLQRSRDLENHSRRLEMTNKQLLLRIQELEMQARVHGLPTSSPSGVNVAELAQQAVKQEAGGDEGGLEPLLPSLDPESQPPPAPPAPPQSPYHQLDFSHSLSFDDGSQGFPDSLEPGHGSSFPALSKKELDLMLMQDTMLPLAADPLFSAVSPEASKASSRRSSFSMEDADML from the exons ATGGCGTCCCGCATCGGGCTGCGCATGGAGCTGATGAAGCAGCAGGCGCAGCAGGAAGCGGAGCGGGAGCGGGTGCAGCAGCAGATGATGATGAGCTACATGCAGCAGCAGCGCATGCCCGTGGCCTCCAGCCCCGCCATCAACACCCCCGTCCACTTCCAGTCCCCGCCGCCCGTGCCCGGAGAGGTGCTCAAG GTCCAGTCCTACCTGGAGAACCCCACCAGTTACCACCTGCAGAAGTCTCGGGATAAGAAGGTCCAGGCTTACCTGTCCGAGACCTACGGGAACAAGTTCGCCGCCCACGTCAGCCCCGCCAGCCACTCTCCCAAGCCGCCGCCGGCCGCGTCCCCCGGCGTGCGGCCCGGCCACGTGCTGTCCTCCTCGGCGGGCAACAGCGCGCCCAACAGCCCCATGGCCATGCTCAACATCGGCTCCAACCCCGAGCGGGAG TTCGATGAGGTCATCGATGACATCATGCGCCTGGATGACGTTTTGGGCTACATGAACCCCGAGGTGCACATGCCCAACACG cTGCCCATGTCCAGCAGTCACATGAACGTCTACAGCGGGGACCCGCAGGTGACAGCGTCACTCGTCGGtgtcaccagcagctcctgccccgccGACCTCACCCAGAAGAGAGAACTCACGG ATGCCGAGAGCCGAGCCCTGGCCAAGGAGCGCCAGAAGAAAGACAATCACAACCTGA tCGAGCGGCGCCGCAGGTTCAACATCAACGACCGCAtcaaggagctgggaatgctgatcCCCAAAGCCAACGACCT GGACGTGCGCTGGAACAAAGGGACAATCCTGAAGGCGTCCGTGGATTACATCAAGAGGATGCAGAAGGACCTGCAGAGGTCCCGGGACCTGGAGAATCACTCGCGGCGCCTGGAGATGACCaacaagcagctgctgctgcgcATCCAG gagctggagatgcAGGCACGCGTCCACGGGCTGCCCACCTCCTCTCCCTCGGGCGTCAACGTGGCCGAGCTGGCTCAGCAGGCGGTCAAGCAAGAGGCCGGAGGGGACGAGGGGGGCCTGGAGCCGCTGCTGCCGTCCCTGGACCCCGAATCGcagccgccgcccgcgccgcccgcgccgccgcaGTCCCCCTACCACCAGCTGGACTTCAGCCACAGCCTGAGCTTCGACGACGGCTCCCAGGGCTTCCCGGACAGCCTGGAGCCCGGCCACGGCTCCTCCTTCCCGGCGCTGTCCAAgaaggagctggacttgatgtTGATGCAGGACACGATGCTGCCGCTGGCCGCTGACCCCTTGTTCTCGGCCGTGTCCCCCGAGGCCTCCAAGGCCAGCAGTCGCCGCAGCAGCTTCAGCATGGAGGACGCGGACATGCTGTGA
- the MDFI gene encoding myoD family inhibitor isoform X1, whose protein sequence is MWLGNQSPKTPSRVWGLSPPGGLSSNPVSLSEPAEPSLPAPRPIPALPPAEPARPAVPAKEKPLEDAKSLRKGGRAEQRGAPEAVTCECFPRCPCPGLCHLSSGGTRQKPGRGQPPVRGSQPPGPCTLPLPNGEAGNGQCRAPPAPQRPHRKLQQHHSINSQGSKKSKGSSKSPSSHIPIEAQEDCCVHCILSCLFCEFLTLCNIVLDCATCGSCTSEDSCICCCCCNSGECADCDLPCDMDCGIIDACCESADCLEICMECCGLCFSS, encoded by the exons ATGTGGCTCGGGAATCAGAGCCCCAAAACCCCGAGCAGGGTCTGGGGGCTCAGCCCACCCGGGGGGCTCAGCTCTAACCCCGTTTCTCTCTCAGAGCCGGCTGAGCCCTCGCTCCCTGCCCCGAGGCCGATCCCAGCGCTGCCCCCGGCCgagcccgcccgccccgcggtgCCAGCGAAGGAGAAACCCCTGGAAGATGCCAAATCCCTGAGGAAAGGCGGCCGGGCCGAGCAGCGCGGCGCTCCCGAGGCTGTGACATGTGAGTGTTTCCCGCGGTGCCCGTGCCCCGGGCTGTGCCACCTCAGCAGCGGCGGGACTCGTCAGAAGCCGGGCAGAG GCCAGCCCCCGGTTCGGGGCTCGCAGCCCCCCGGGCCCTgcaccctccccctgcccaaCGGCGAGGCGGGGAACGGGCAGTGCCgggcgccgcccgcgccgcaGAGGCCGCACcgaaagctgcagcagcaccactcCATCAACAGCCAGGGCAGCAAGAAGAGCAAGGGCAGCTCCAAGTCGCCCTCTTCCCACATCCCCATCGAGGCGCAGGAAG ACTGCTGCGTCCACTGCATCCTCTCCTGCCTCTTCTGCGAGTTCCTGACCCTCTGCAACATCGTGCTGGACTGTGCCACCTGCGGCTCCTGCACCTCCGAGGACTcctgcatctgctgctgctgctgcaactcGGGCGAGTGCGCGGACTGCGACCTGCCCTGCGACATGGACTGCGGCATCATCGACGCGTGCTGCGAGTCCGCCGACTGCCTGGAGATCTGCATGGAGTGCTGCGggctctgcttctcctcctgA